TGAGCGTCCGAACCGATCACAAAGCGGAAGCGGTTCAGATGGGGAGCGAAAAAGCTTTTATAGTCTTCTGTTTTCCATATATACCGGTTGTTAATCTCTACATAACACTCTGTGGGGACCTTGTTCAGATCGGCACCGATGGCAATGGGGTGAGACACAATCACCGGCTTGCCCGTACTCAGGAGTCTTTCCGCCCCTTTGTATTCGGACGCCTTGTCCCGGCAGTGGTAGATGTAGTAATCATAGGGATATTTCACCGCTTCCAGTGCATCGATACTGTCGTTGACTTCGCAGCCGCAATAAAAGCCATATGCATAGAGTTTAGCCTGGTAAACATCAAATATTGATCCCTGTATATATTCAAAATGATCGCTGATTCCCCGGATAAGCGCATGGTTCAGGCCGGCAATCAATTCTACAGTCTGCTGGGGGACGATGGCACTGTCTCCGGTTGAGAAAGTTGTATGGACATGTAAGTCCTGTCTTATTGTTTCTGTCATACGTAAAGCTCCCGTGATATTTCATTGAGTCTGGAAGAATCCAGAATCTTTATACTCTTCCTTTTCTTTTCGATGATCCCCTTGTCTACCAACATCCTGATGGTCCGGGTGAGATGACGGTAGCTGCATCCTAGAAATTCTGCCATCTCCTCCAGATTTTCGGTCTCCAGCTCTTCAATGTCGTCCTCAGTTCTGCTTCCGGGATAGATGACCCTGAGGTAGCTGGCCAGCCGGGTTTCCAGGGGATAGTTCTGATTGATAGCACTGGTGATATTGAAGGTTTTCAATTTTTTTGCCAGGGCTTCTCCCAGCTTGAATAAAATAGTGCTGTTCCTTTGGGCTTCTTCCTTCATGGTTTTCATGGGAATGCCCAGGCAGACTACCTCTGTAATTGCCTGGACGGAGCTGATGGCGGGAGAATCAAGAAAGAGTTCCACATC
This is a stretch of genomic DNA from Oceanispirochaeta sp.. It encodes these proteins:
- a CDS encoding cyclic nucleotide-binding domain-containing protein, with the translated sequence MQTSNSRDEIDRLLNAIHWAKILSKETVETIKICIFSPREYIFREGEECTLLYLYAEGKSKVFKRLENGQTMLIRFLRSYQLMGDVELFLDSPAISSVQAITEVVCLGIPMKTMKEEAQRNSTILFKLGEALAKKLKTFNITSAINQNYPLETRLASYLRVIYPGSRTEDDIEELETENLEEMAEFLGCSYRHLTRTIRMLVDKGIIEKKRKSIKILDSSRLNEISRELYV